A stretch of the Sulfuritortus calidifontis genome encodes the following:
- the ftsE gene encoding cell division ATP-binding protein FtsE — MIELNDVTKRYPGGYEAVSHVSLQINKGEMVFLTGHSGAGKSTLLKLIAAIERPTAGSVVVFGQNLGRMRRSALPYFRRNVGLIFQDHKLLYDRSVFDNVLLPLHIQGVTGQDASKRVRAALDKVGLLKKERARPITLSGGEQQRLCIARAIVSRPQLVLADEPTANLDEAYAGEIMAMFQAFNQVGVTLVISTHDQDLIRRLGGRSLTLAEGKLV, encoded by the coding sequence ATGATCGAACTGAACGACGTCACCAAGCGCTACCCCGGCGGGTATGAAGCGGTCTCCCACGTTTCGTTGCAGATCAACAAGGGCGAGATGGTCTTCCTCACCGGCCATTCCGGCGCCGGCAAGAGCACCCTGCTCAAGCTCATCGCCGCGATCGAGCGCCCCACCGCCGGCAGCGTGGTCGTTTTCGGCCAGAACCTCGGGCGCATGCGCCGCTCCGCCCTGCCCTATTTCCGCCGCAACGTCGGCCTGATCTTCCAGGACCACAAGCTGCTCTACGACCGCTCGGTATTCGACAACGTGCTGCTGCCCCTGCACATCCAGGGCGTGACCGGACAGGATGCCAGCAAGCGGGTGCGGGCGGCACTGGACAAGGTGGGTCTGCTCAAGAAGGAGCGCGCCCGGCCGATCACCCTCTCGGGCGGCGAGCAACAGCGGCTGTGCATCGCCCGCGCCATCGTCAGCCGGCCGCAGCTGGTGCTGGCCGACGAGCCGACGGCCAACCTCGACGAGGCCTATGCCGGCGAGATCATGGCCATGTTTCAGGCCTTCAATCAGGTCGGCGTCACCCTGGTGATTTCCACCCATGACCAGGACCTGATCCGCCGCCTTGGCGGCCGCAGCCTGACCCTGGCGGAGGGCAAGCTGGTATGA
- the ftsY gene encoding signal recognition particle-docking protein FtsY has translation MFSFFKKDPAAGPAESTRPAASWSERLKAGLSRTRTALTQPFASLFAGHARIDEALYEELETILLSADVGVEATQHLLAALRARVKRDGLTEVDQLRGALKSVLTELLAPLEKPLVLSGHKPFVIMLAGVNGAGKTTTIGKLAWRFRQEGKRVMLAAGDTFRAAAREQLEEWGARNQVEVVGGSGGDPAAVIYDAIQSATARGIDVVLADTAGRLPTQLHLMEELKKIRRVIQKAEPSAPHEVLLVLDANIGQNALAQAQAFDEAIGVTGLVLTKLDGTAKGGVIAALAKRRPIPVRFIGVGEGLEDLQPFRVDEFVDALFA, from the coding sequence GTGTTTAGTTTCTTCAAAAAAGACCCTGCCGCCGGTCCGGCCGAATCGACCAGGCCAGCCGCAAGCTGGTCCGAGCGCCTGAAGGCGGGCCTGTCGCGCACCCGAACGGCACTGACCCAGCCCTTCGCCAGCCTGTTCGCCGGCCATGCCCGGATCGACGAGGCGCTCTACGAGGAGCTGGAGACCATTTTGCTTTCCGCCGATGTCGGGGTCGAGGCGACGCAACACCTGCTCGCCGCCCTGCGCGCGCGGGTCAAGCGCGATGGCCTGACCGAGGTGGACCAGCTCAGGGGCGCGCTCAAGTCGGTGCTGACCGAACTGCTGGCCCCGCTGGAAAAGCCGCTCGTGCTTTCGGGGCACAAGCCCTTCGTCATCATGCTGGCCGGCGTCAACGGCGCCGGCAAGACCACCACCATCGGCAAGCTGGCCTGGCGCTTCCGCCAGGAAGGCAAGCGCGTCATGCTCGCCGCCGGCGACACCTTCCGCGCCGCCGCCCGCGAGCAGCTGGAGGAATGGGGGGCGCGCAACCAGGTCGAGGTGGTCGGTGGCTCGGGCGGCGACCCGGCGGCGGTGATCTATGACGCCATCCAGTCGGCCACCGCCCGCGGCATTGATGTCGTGCTGGCCGACACCGCCGGCCGCCTGCCCACCCAGCTGCATCTGATGGAAGAGCTGAAGAAGATCCGCCGGGTGATCCAGAAGGCCGAGCCCAGCGCCCCGCACGAGGTGCTGCTGGTGCTCGACGCCAACATCGGCCAGAACGCCCTCGCCCAGGCCCAGGCCTTCGACGAGGCCATCGGCGTCACCGGCCTGGTGCTGACCAAGCTCGACGGCACCGCCAAGGGCGGGGTGATCGCCGCCCTGGCCAAGCGCCGGCCGATCCCGGTCCGCTTCATCGGCGTCGGCGAGGGCCTGGAAGACCTGCAGCCGTTCCGGGTGGATGAATTCGTGGACGCTTTGTTCGCCTGA
- a CDS encoding M16 family metallopeptidase: MRLFRWLLPLLLAALPPLAQAGIAERTLANGMRVIVKTDARAPVVVSQVWYHAGSMDEGYGETGVAHVLEHMMFKGTPTVPAGEFSRLIAAAGGRENAFTARDHTAYFQTLQKDRLELALKLEADRMVNLTLAPEEFAKEIQVVMEERRMRTEDEPRSRLYEDFMATALKAHPYRHPVIGWMNDLKHMTVADARSWYQRWYAPNNATLVVAGDVEPETVFALAEKYFGPIPARALPERKTQAEPEQAGMRRVVTRAPAKLPYLIMAWPAPKLADPAQDWEPYALQVLAGVLDGNASARLPQRLVRERKLATDVGAGYDESARGPVQFMLDATPAEGHSVDAVVAALKAELARVQREGVDQQELQRVKAQVLASQVFQRDSLFYQAMQIGQWVTAGLDYRLLDQRYEKIRAVTAEQVREVARRYLSDDKLTLAVLDPLPLPAGQAEKPASMGARHVR, translated from the coding sequence ATGCGTCTTTTTCGATGGCTGCTGCCGCTGCTGCTGGCAGCCCTTCCGCCGCTGGCCCAGGCGGGCATTGCCGAGCGTACCCTGGCCAACGGCATGCGGGTGATCGTGAAGACCGACGCCCGGGCGCCCGTGGTGGTGAGCCAGGTCTGGTACCACGCCGGCAGCATGGACGAGGGTTATGGCGAGACCGGCGTCGCCCATGTCCTGGAGCACATGATGTTCAAGGGCACGCCCACGGTGCCGGCCGGCGAGTTTTCCCGCCTGATCGCGGCCGCCGGCGGGCGCGAGAACGCCTTCACCGCGCGCGACCACACGGCCTATTTCCAGACCCTGCAAAAAGACCGGCTGGAACTGGCCCTGAAGCTGGAGGCCGATCGCATGGTCAACCTCACGCTCGCCCCCGAGGAATTCGCCAAGGAGATCCAGGTGGTGATGGAGGAGCGGCGCATGCGCACCGAGGACGAGCCGCGTTCCCGGCTCTATGAGGATTTCATGGCCACCGCGCTCAAGGCCCATCCCTACCGGCATCCGGTGATCGGCTGGATGAACGATCTGAAGCACATGACCGTGGCCGATGCCCGAAGCTGGTATCAGCGCTGGTATGCCCCGAACAACGCCACCCTGGTGGTGGCGGGCGATGTCGAACCGGAGACGGTGTTCGCCCTGGCGGAAAAGTATTTCGGTCCGATCCCGGCGCGCGCCCTGCCCGAGCGCAAGACCCAGGCCGAGCCGGAACAGGCGGGCATGCGGCGCGTGGTCACGCGGGCCCCGGCCAAGCTGCCTTATCTGATCATGGCCTGGCCGGCGCCCAAGCTGGCCGACCCGGCCCAGGACTGGGAGCCTTATGCCCTCCAGGTGCTGGCCGGGGTGCTCGACGGCAATGCCTCGGCCCGGCTGCCCCAGCGCCTGGTGCGCGAGCGCAAGCTGGCCACCGATGTCGGCGCCGGCTACGACGAGTCGGCCCGCGGCCCGGTGCAGTTCATGCTCGACGCCACGCCGGCCGAGGGCCACAGCGTGGACGCGGTGGTCGCCGCCTTGAAGGCCGAACTCGCGCGCGTCCAGCGCGAGGGCGTCGATCAGCAGGAACTGCAGCGGGTGAAGGCGCAGGTGCTGGCAAGCCAGGTGTTCCAGCGCGATTCCCTGTTCTACCAGGCGATGCAGATCGGCCAGTGGGTCACGGCCGGGCTCGATTACCGCCTGCTCGACCAGCGCTATGAAAAGATTCGTGCGGTGACCGCCGAACAGGTGCGCGAAGTGGCGCGGCGTTATCTCAGCGACGACAAGCTGACCCTGGCCGTGCTCGATCCCCTGCCGCTGCCGGCAGGACAAGCCGAGAAACCGGCCTCGATGGGAGCTCGCCATGTCCGCTAA
- a CDS encoding M16 family metallopeptidase — MLFALIALPAQAALDIQHWFTSQGARVVFIENHDLPILDVSADFAAGSAYDPPGKYGVASLTRHLMSLGAGPWNERRIAERLADVGAVFSGSFDADRGGFELRTLSSPAEREQALSVLEAVLQKPHFSKAVLEREKARTIASLKEARTQPEVVGGEAFQIAIYGAHPYAAASRVSEAGVAKLTRADLVEFHRKHYRAQNLSIAILGDVSRAEAEAMAERLARGLPAGPASAAIPAVAANPAGKVQVLPHHATQSHLFMGLPGLKRDDADYFPLLVGNYILGGGGFDSRLMKEVRQRRGLAYSTYSYFSPMAELGPFQIGLQTKRESTDEAVRVVRETLQGFIEQGPSEAELAQAKNNMIGGFPLRLDSNKKIMGYLSVIGFYRLPLDWLDRYPEAVAAVTREDIVRAFRQRVPLAAVQTVIVGGQADGAAGK; from the coding sequence TTGCTCTTTGCCCTCATCGCCCTGCCGGCCCAGGCCGCGCTCGACATCCAGCACTGGTTCACGTCCCAGGGGGCGCGTGTGGTCTTCATCGAGAACCACGACCTGCCCATCCTCGACGTCTCGGCCGATTTCGCCGCCGGCAGCGCCTATGACCCGCCGGGCAAGTACGGCGTGGCCAGCCTCACCCGGCATTTGATGAGCCTCGGCGCCGGACCCTGGAACGAACGCCGGATCGCCGAACGTCTGGCCGATGTCGGTGCCGTCTTTTCCGGCAGCTTTGATGCCGACCGGGGCGGCTTCGAGCTGCGCACCCTGAGCAGTCCGGCCGAACGCGAGCAAGCCCTGTCGGTGCTGGAGGCGGTGCTGCAAAAGCCGCATTTTTCCAAGGCCGTGCTTGAACGGGAAAAGGCCCGTACCATCGCCAGCCTGAAGGAGGCGCGCACCCAGCCCGAGGTGGTCGGCGGCGAGGCCTTCCAGATCGCGATCTATGGCGCGCATCCCTATGCCGCGGCCAGCCGGGTCAGCGAGGCCGGCGTGGCCAAACTGACGCGCGCCGACCTGGTCGAGTTCCACCGCAAACACTACCGGGCGCAGAACCTGTCCATCGCCATCCTGGGCGATGTCAGCCGGGCCGAGGCCGAGGCCATGGCCGAGCGCCTGGCCCGAGGTCTGCCTGCCGGCCCGGCCTCGGCAGCGATCCCGGCGGTGGCGGCGAACCCGGCCGGCAAGGTGCAGGTGCTGCCGCACCACGCGACGCAGAGCCATCTGTTCATGGGCCTGCCCGGCCTCAAACGCGACGATGCGGATTACTTTCCGCTGCTGGTCGGCAATTACATCCTGGGCGGCGGCGGTTTCGATTCCCGGCTGATGAAAGAGGTGCGCCAGCGCCGCGGCCTGGCCTACAGCACCTACAGCTATTTCTCGCCCATGGCCGAGCTGGGGCCGTTCCAGATCGGGCTGCAGACCAAGCGCGAGAGCACCGACGAGGCGGTGCGGGTGGTGCGCGAGACCCTGCAGGGCTTCATCGAGCAGGGCCCGAGCGAGGCCGAACTGGCGCAGGCCAAGAACAACATGATCGGCGGCTTCCCGCTGCGTCTGGACAGCAACAAGAAGATCATGGGCTACCTCAGCGTGATCGGTTTCTACCGGTTGCCGCTCGATTGGCTGGATCGCTATCCCGAAGCGGTGGCGGCGGTGACGCGCGAGGACATCGTGCGCGCCTTCCGCCAGCGGGTGCCGCTGGCCGCCGTGCAGACCGTGATCGTGGGCGGCCAGGCCGATGGCGCAGCCGGCAAATAA
- the rsmD gene encoding 16S rRNA (guanine(966)-N(2))-methyltransferase RsmD, giving the protein MAQPANNQVRIIGGRHRGRKLHFQAVPGLRPTPDRVRETLFNWLGQRLDELRCLDLFAGSGALGFEAVSRGAAEVVLVERDAKACAALERNAGLVGGQVVRADGLAYLQGHCGPFDVIFIDPPFAEGLWAKALALAATRLTAGGKIYLEHDGSLTRTQLADDGWQVLREGRAGQSHFCLLERAWSESLSRSDATSSSPSGRG; this is encoded by the coding sequence ATGGCGCAGCCGGCAAATAACCAGGTCCGCATCATTGGCGGCCGCCACCGGGGCCGCAAGCTGCACTTCCAGGCGGTGCCCGGCCTGCGGCCGACGCCGGACCGGGTGCGCGAGACCCTGTTCAACTGGCTCGGCCAGCGGTTGGACGAGCTGCGCTGTCTCGATCTCTTCGCCGGCAGCGGCGCGCTCGGCTTCGAGGCGGTCTCGCGCGGGGCCGCCGAGGTGGTGCTGGTCGAGCGCGACGCCAAAGCCTGTGCCGCGCTGGAACGCAATGCCGGCCTGGTCGGCGGCCAGGTGGTGCGGGCCGACGGCCTGGCCTATCTTCAAGGCCATTGCGGCCCCTTCGATGTCATCTTCATCGACCCGCCGTTCGCCGAAGGGCTCTGGGCCAAGGCCTTGGCGCTGGCGGCGACACGGCTCACGGCCGGGGGTAAAATCTATCTCGAACACGATGGTTCGCTCACGCGCACCCAACTCGCCGACGACGGCTGGCAGGTGCTGCGCGAAGGCCGGGCCGGGCAATCGCATTTTTGTCTGCTGGAGCGGGCATGGTCCGAATCATTGTCGCGCAGCGACGCGACGTCCTCCTCTCCCTCTGGGAGAGGGTAG
- the coaD gene encoding pantetheine-phosphate adenylyltransferase, producing MNVRKIIYPGTFDPITRGHEDLVRRAARIFDQVVVAVADSANKAPCFSLAERVDMARAALADVPGVQVVGFSGLLIQFMAEQQTNLLLRGLRAVSDFEYEFQLAGMNRSQNPEIETVFLTPSEQYMFISASIVREIARLKGDVRQFVNPVVAERLAARFNA from the coding sequence ATGAACGTCAGGAAGATCATCTATCCGGGCACCTTCGACCCCATCACCCGTGGTCATGAGGATCTGGTGCGCCGCGCGGCGCGCATCTTCGACCAAGTGGTGGTCGCGGTGGCCGACAGCGCCAACAAGGCGCCCTGCTTCAGCCTGGCCGAGCGGGTGGACATGGCGCGCGCGGCCTTGGCCGACGTGCCCGGCGTCCAGGTGGTCGGCTTTTCCGGCCTCTTGATCCAGTTCATGGCCGAGCAGCAGACCAATCTGCTGCTGCGCGGCCTGCGCGCGGTGTCGGACTTCGAATACGAGTTTCAGCTGGCCGGCATGAACCGCAGCCAGAATCCGGAGATCGAGACGGTGTTCCTGACGCCGTCCGAGCAGTACATGTTCATCTCCGCCAGCATTGTGCGGGAGATCGCCCGGCTCAAGGGCGATGTTCGGCAGTTCGTGAACCCCGTGGTGGCCGAGCGATTGGCCGCCCGTTTTAACGCTTGA
- a CDS encoding YfhL family 4Fe-4S dicluster ferredoxin, which yields MALMITDECINCDVCLPECPNDAISQGEDIYVIDPNKCTECVGHYDTPQCREVCPVDCIPVNPNYVETKEQLQAKFERLTGKK from the coding sequence ATGGCCTTGATGATCACCGACGAGTGCATCAACTGCGACGTTTGCCTGCCTGAGTGCCCGAACGACGCCATTTCTCAGGGCGAGGACATCTACGTCATCGACCCCAACAAGTGCACCGAGTGCGTCGGCCACTACGATACGCCGCAGTGCCGCGAAGTCTGCCCGGTCGATTGCATTCCGGTTAACCCGAACTATGTGGAAACCAAGGAACAGCTGCAGGCGAAATTCGAGCGGCTGACCGGCAAGAAATAA
- the mutM gene encoding bifunctional DNA-formamidopyrimidine glycosylase/DNA-(apurinic or apyrimidinic site) lyase, translating to MPELPEVETVRRGLSPHIVGHRLRGARVRHPRLRWPVPAGLDRLVKGQRITALERRGKYLILGLEHGGLLLHLGMSGSLRLVAAATPPEKHDHVDLLLDSGQALRLRDPRRFGAVLWSEAPAAHPLLASLGIEPLSRGFDGEALYRLSRGKTTAIKHLIMDAHLIVGVGNIYANEALFQACIRPTLRADQLSRPRCHRLAEAIKDTLRRAIKAGGSSLRDFVNGHGEPGYFQQSYFVYGRAGEPCRQCGTTIKSLRQANRASHYCPNCQKG from the coding sequence ATGCCTGAACTGCCCGAAGTCGAGACCGTTCGCCGCGGACTCTCGCCCCACATCGTCGGCCATCGCCTGCGCGGGGCCCGCGTGCGCCACCCTCGGTTGCGCTGGCCGGTGCCGGCCGGGCTAGACCGCCTGGTCAAGGGCCAGCGCATCACCGCCCTCGAACGCCGGGGCAAATACCTCATCCTCGGCCTGGAGCACGGCGGCCTGCTCTTGCATCTCGGGATGTCGGGCAGCCTGCGCCTGGTCGCGGCCGCCACCCCGCCGGAAAAACACGACCACGTCGACCTGCTGCTGGATTCGGGCCAGGCCCTGCGCCTGCGCGACCCGCGCCGGTTCGGCGCGGTGTTGTGGAGCGAAGCACCCGCGGCGCATCCGCTGCTGGCCTCGCTCGGCATCGAACCCTTAAGCCGCGGCTTCGACGGCGAGGCGCTATACCGGCTGAGCCGGGGCAAGACGACGGCGATCAAGCACCTGATCATGGACGCCCACCTCATCGTCGGCGTCGGCAACATCTACGCCAACGAGGCCCTGTTTCAGGCCTGCATCCGGCCGACGCTGCGCGCCGACCAGTTGAGCCGGCCGCGCTGCCATCGCCTGGCCGAGGCGATCAAGGACACCCTGCGCCGGGCGATCAAGGCCGGCGGCAGCAGCCTGCGCGACTTCGTCAACGGCCACGGCGAACCGGGCTATTTCCAGCAGAGCTATTTCGTCTACGGCCGGGCCGGCGAGCCCTGCCGCCAGTGCGGCACGACCATCAAATCACTGCGGCAGGCCAACCGGGCAAGCCACTACTGCCCGAACTGCCAAAAGGGCTGA
- a CDS encoding tetratricopeptide repeat protein, producing MIRYPLFAFIAVLGLAACSRNPVVPAAPAPLPAAPAAPVAEAPTVEAPVRPAGLPAQELTGQVLYQFLLAEVAWQRGERKLAAEAYADLAQRTRDARIARRATELALFAQAIPQAVQSAKLWVELEPASERAQQTWISLLAANGRLEETRPYLGALLKAAPSAGPVFLQLHSLFGRNVDPRAALALVSDLALGYPQLAEAHLAVAQAAWGANQPEQAEQALDRALQIKPTWEALVLFKGQLLQPRGEEVLLGYWRDYLARYPAAREVRLAYAKRLAMLGRYAESRQEFERLLEGAAGNPEAHLAVGLLAMQSNDLAAAETHLLKALELQHPESDQVKLYLGQIGEARDRPEDALRWYGEVAKGPRYLEAQLLRGLLLGKLNRVAEARAVLQGLSPASEAERIQISQTEAQVLRGAKDYAAAYQLLSEALARYPDSPELLYDRAMVAERLNKLEELERDLRRLIQMKPEHAHAYNALGYTLADRTPRLAEAMELLQKALQLAPNDPFIQDSMGWALYRGGRLTEAEGYLKRAYAARPDPEIAAHLGEVLWQQGRQDEARRLWEAGLKADPDNEALRETVSRFKP from the coding sequence ATGATCCGCTATCCGCTATTTGCCTTCATCGCCGTCCTCGGCCTGGCTGCCTGCAGCCGCAACCCGGTCGTACCCGCGGCACCGGCTCCGCTGCCAGCTGCGCCCGCCGCCCCCGTAGCCGAGGCGCCCACGGTCGAGGCGCCGGTCAGGCCGGCCGGTCTGCCGGCACAGGAATTGACCGGCCAGGTGCTGTATCAATTCTTGCTGGCCGAGGTGGCTTGGCAGCGCGGCGAGCGCAAGCTGGCGGCCGAGGCCTACGCCGACCTGGCTCAGCGCACGCGCGATGCCCGCATCGCCCGCCGTGCCACCGAACTGGCCCTGTTCGCCCAAGCGATCCCGCAGGCGGTGCAGTCGGCCAAACTCTGGGTCGAACTGGAGCCGGCCTCGGAGCGGGCCCAGCAGACCTGGATTTCCCTGCTTGCGGCGAACGGCCGCCTCGAAGAGACCCGGCCCTACCTGGGGGCCCTGCTCAAGGCCGCACCCTCGGCCGGGCCGGTGTTCCTGCAGTTGCATTCCCTGTTCGGCCGCAATGTCGATCCCCGGGCGGCGCTTGCGCTGGTCAGCGACCTTGCCCTGGGCTACCCCCAACTGGCCGAGGCGCATCTGGCCGTGGCCCAGGCCGCTTGGGGCGCCAACCAGCCTGAGCAGGCGGAGCAGGCCCTGGACCGGGCGCTTCAGATCAAACCGACCTGGGAGGCCCTGGTCCTGTTCAAGGGTCAGCTGCTCCAGCCGCGCGGCGAAGAGGTGCTGCTCGGCTATTGGCGCGATTATCTGGCCCGCTACCCGGCGGCCCGCGAGGTGCGCCTGGCCTATGCCAAACGGCTGGCCATGCTGGGGCGCTATGCCGAATCCCGCCAGGAGTTCGAGCGTCTGCTCGAAGGGGCGGCCGGCAATCCCGAGGCACATCTGGCCGTGGGCCTCTTGGCCATGCAGTCGAACGATCTGGCCGCGGCCGAGACGCATCTGCTCAAGGCGCTGGAATTGCAGCACCCGGAGTCGGACCAGGTGAAGCTCTACCTGGGCCAGATCGGCGAGGCGCGGGATCGGCCGGAGGACGCCTTGCGCTGGTATGGCGAGGTGGCCAAGGGGCCGCGCTACCTTGAGGCTCAGCTGCTGCGCGGTCTGCTGTTGGGCAAGCTGAACCGCGTGGCCGAGGCGCGGGCGGTTCTGCAGGGGCTGTCGCCGGCCAGCGAGGCCGAGCGCATCCAGATCAGCCAGACCGAGGCGCAGGTGTTGCGTGGGGCCAAGGATTACGCTGCAGCCTATCAATTGCTGTCGGAGGCGCTGGCGCGCTACCCGGATTCGCCCGAGCTGCTCTACGACCGGGCCATGGTCGCCGAGCGCCTGAATAAACTGGAGGAGCTTGAGCGAGACCTGCGCCGGCTGATCCAGATGAAGCCGGAGCACGCCCACGCCTACAACGCGCTCGGCTACACCCTGGCCGACCGCACCCCGCGCCTGGCCGAGGCGATGGAGCTGCTGCAGAAGGCCCTGCAACTGGCGCCGAACGATCCCTTCATCCAGGACAGCATGGGCTGGGCGCTGTACCGGGGCGGGCGTTTGACCGAGGCCGAGGGCTATCTCAAGCGGGCCTATGCCGCCCGGCCCGATCCCGAGATCGCTGCCCATCTGGGCGAAGTGCTCTGGCAGCAGGGCCGGCAGGACGAGGCCAGGCGGCTGTGGGAGGCGGGGCTCAAGGCCGATCCCGATAACGAAGCCCTGCGCGAGACGGTCTCGCGGTTCAAGCCCTGA
- the lolB gene encoding lipoprotein insertase outer membrane protein LolB encodes MLRALAGLGALAWLTACAPLPPIQAAAPEARPQPTAEAFHLEGRVSVRSAGQQFAGGIVWTRQGERQEILLRTPLGQGVAEVRLGPAGASLTDGAGNVREAADGEALLQEAIGVALPLAGLGHWLRGRPDPARPFAGVPDGQGGWASLEQDGWRIEYGSVTEAGLPSRLTAWRGDDLEIRLVVDAWQAP; translated from the coding sequence ATGCTGCGGGCGCTGGCTGGGCTTGGCGCCCTGGCGTGGCTGACCGCCTGCGCGCCGTTGCCGCCGATTCAGGCGGCGGCCCCCGAGGCGAGACCGCAGCCCACAGCCGAGGCGTTTCACCTGGAGGGGCGGGTGTCGGTGCGTTCGGCTGGGCAGCAGTTCGCTGGTGGCATCGTCTGGACCCGTCAGGGCGAGCGCCAGGAAATCCTCTTGCGCACCCCTTTGGGCCAGGGCGTGGCCGAGGTGCGCCTCGGCCCGGCCGGCGCCAGCCTGACCGATGGCGCGGGCAATGTCCGCGAGGCGGCCGATGGCGAGGCCCTGCTGCAAGAGGCCATCGGCGTGGCCCTGCCCCTGGCCGGGCTGGGCCATTGGCTGCGCGGCCGGCCCGATCCGGCTCGGCCCTTCGCCGGTGTTCCGGATGGCCAGGGCGGCTGGGCCAGCCTGGAGCAGGACGGCTGGCGCATCGAATATGGCAGTGTGACCGAGGCCGGCCTGCCCAGCCGGCTGACAGCGTGGCGCGGCGACGATCTGGAAATCCGTCTGGTGGTGGACGCATGGCAGGCACCCTGA
- the ispE gene encoding 4-(cytidine 5'-diphospho)-2-C-methyl-D-erythritol kinase: MAGTLTLEAPAYAAPAKLNLFLHVVGRRADGYHLLQTVFRFLDFGDILHIESRPDGRIRLCQPIPGVPEEKDLCHRAASLLKARTGCRLGAEIGLDKRLPMGGGLGGGSSDAATVLLALNRLWGLDLPRAELQALGLELGADVPVFVFGRSAFAEGVGERLQAVALAPASYVVLVPPVHVSTPAIFASPALTRNTPAVKMRVFSEGFGHNDLEPVVCDLYPQVAEHLAWLRQFGDARMTGSGACVFAAFPDRATAERVFAARPDGMNGFVADGLDTHPLLGWAA; this comes from the coding sequence ATGGCAGGCACCCTGACCCTCGAGGCCCCGGCCTATGCGGCCCCGGCCAAGCTCAACCTCTTCCTGCACGTGGTCGGCCGCCGGGCCGACGGCTATCACTTGCTGCAGACGGTGTTCCGCTTCCTCGATTTCGGCGACATCCTTCACATCGAGTCGCGGCCGGACGGTCGGATTCGCCTGTGCCAGCCGATTCCGGGCGTGCCCGAGGAAAAGGACCTCTGCCACCGGGCGGCCAGCCTGCTCAAAGCCCGCACCGGCTGCCGGCTCGGCGCCGAAATCGGCCTGGACAAGCGCCTGCCCATGGGCGGCGGCCTGGGCGGCGGCAGTTCGGATGCCGCCACCGTGTTGCTGGCGCTCAATCGCCTGTGGGGGCTCGATCTGCCGCGGGCCGAATTGCAGGCGCTGGGCCTTGAACTGGGGGCCGATGTCCCGGTCTTCGTCTTCGGCCGCTCGGCCTTCGCCGAAGGGGTGGGCGAACGGTTGCAGGCGGTGGCCTTGGCGCCGGCCAGCTACGTGGTGCTGGTGCCGCCGGTGCATGTCTCCACCCCGGCCATCTTCGCCTCGCCGGCATTGACACGAAATACGCCAGCCGTCAAAATGCGCGTCTTTTCCGAGGGCTTCGGTCATAACGACTTGGAGCCCGTGGTCTGCGATCTCTACCCGCAGGTGGCCGAACATCTGGCCTGGCTGCGGCAGTTCGGGGATGCCCGCATGACCGGGTCGGGGGCGTGTGTGTTCGCCGCGTTTCCCGATCGCGCAACGGCCGAGCGAGTTTTCGCGGCTCGCCCGGATGGGATGAACGGTTTCGTGGCCGATGGGCTCGATACCCATCCGCTTCTGGGTTGGGCGGCATAG